Genomic DNA from Alphaproteobacteria bacterium:
TTTGACCCTGCCTTAAATCATACCAATCTTTTGGCATCAGAGATGGCCTTTCTTGAAAAACCTCAAACAGAGCCTGGACTTGACTATGAACCTTGCCTCGAATCTCATTCATGTGCTGATTCGTATAGAGATTTTTATAAAGAAAAGATTTGACCTGACGCAGATCTTGCCCCATTTGATCAGACAACGTAATAATAACTTGTCCTGCTGCTCTCACATCTTCAACAGACTGAGGCTTGACGATTGCAAGCCGCCTTGTCCCTTCTTCTTGTATATCTTTCACAAGACATTCCATCATGCGACGAATGGTTTCATGGATCAACCTTGGTTGCTCTATTTGAGGATGAAGCGCCAAAACTTCTTTTAAGATAGGACCTACAAGAGGCAAAGCCATCAAAGCATCTAATGTCAAAATACCAGAGCGAATCCCATCATCGATATCATGACAATTGTAAGCAATGTCGTCTGAGATAGCTGCAATTTGTGCTTCGAGAGAAGCATACCCACTCAGCTCAAGATCCATGAGCGACTGAAAATCAGCAATCGTGCGAGGCAACACTTCCCCTTCTTTTAAGGGCAGCAACGGACCATTATGTTTCACGATACCCTCAAGAGCTTCAAATGTCAGATTCAAGCCATTAAAATCAGCATATTTTTTCTCGAGCTGTGTGACAATACGAAAGGTCTGATCATTATGATCAAAACCACCATAGGGTTTCATCACTTCATCAAGCGCATCTTCTCCTGCATGCCCAAAACAGGTGTGACCAAGATCATGCGCAAGAGCAATACATTCAGCTAAATCTTCATTGACATAAAAAATGCGAGCAATCGTTCGGGCGATCTGAGCCACCTCAAGGCTGTGCGTTAGCCTTGACCGGAAGTAATCACCTTCGTAATAGAGAAACACTTGTGTTTTATATTGCAGTTTCCTAAAAGCACCGGAATGAATAATACGATCACGATCTCTTTGGAAGTCAGATCGGCTTACTTTTGTCTCTTCTGCACGCTTAAAAAGTCGCCCTCGGCTTTTGGTTGGATCTGAAGCATACGCTGCCTGATGCATAACTAAATGTCCTTTGCTTTTATTTTTAGTCCATAAAATGTTAAAAAGAGATACATTTTGAGGATAAAGTCTTGATTTTCTTCATTGTAACCTATTATGATGAAAAATAAACCTTCTTTTTAAGGCACCTCATGACACAAGATTATTCATCCTCAGATTCAAGACTTTCTCTGACCAAAGCGGCGGCTGAGCATATTGCAGTCATTTGTCAGCAAGATGAACGCGCCTCTGTCTTTTTCCGCATTTCTGTTTCAGGTGGTGGCTGCTCTGGCTTTCAATATCATTTTGATCTAGACACTCAAACAAGGGATGATGATCTCACCTTTACTGATTTTGGAACAAAATTTGTGACAGATGAAACATCACTCAGCATCCTAAAAGGCAGCCTCCTTGATTATGTCGAAGACTTAATGGGAAGCTCCTTCAGAATCATTAATCCGAATGCAAAAAGCTCTTGCGGATGCGGGAATTCTTTTTCTTTATAATTTTTCTTTTATTTTTTTTCATGAATTCGTGGTAGATTTATTTAATCTCACTCAATAGAGCTCCCATGACAAATCACTTCATCACACCTTATTTTGAGACACTCCCCTCCTCATTTGACACAGTGAGCTTTGGCGAGCATTTTCAAATCATAACAAAAAACCCACTCACAGAGTATAAAACAAATTTTGCAACCGCCTATGCAGTGCTTAAAGATGGAAAACCTTGTGACACAATGATGGCCTATGTCACGGATTCCCCCTACCCAATCCAAAAAGAATATATTGGTAATTTAATGGGGTTGGATTACACAGACATGATCCGCGTCATTGATTTCAAGAAAGTTCAATGGCTTGCTGATAACACAATTCAATTTGCGGTTCTCGTCACAAAACCTCAGGGAGCAAGACTCTTAAAGCCTGGTGAAAATACACTAACCCCTTATACTATACACGATCTCGAAAGATATTTCGTCAGACCTGTTCTTACATTTCTACGCCAGCTTGAGTCAAAGCAAATGAGCCATGGCAATATCAGCCCATACAACCTTTATTTCAAAAATGAAACACAAGGTCCTCTGATGTTGGGAGAGAATTTTATGGCACCTGCCGCCTTCTCTCAAAATCTTATTTTTGAACCAATTAATCGAGCTGTCTCTCAATATACAGGCAAAGGACCAGGGGGAAGCATCAACGACGTTTACGCCCTTGGCATCACGATTTTTTCATTAATTACAGGCCAAATCCCTCTCGCAGACATGGATACAAAAGACATGCTGAGAATAAAACTTGAGAGAGGGACTTATTCTGCTTTAACAAAAGCAATTGAGATACCGGCAAGTTTGAATGAACTTTTCAGAGGCACACTGAACGATGACGCTGAGAATCGCTGGAGCCTGGAAGAAATTGATAACTGGTTCTCTGATCACAAACAAAATCCACGACAAGCACAAAAAGCGGTAAAAGCCGGTCGCTTCTATGAATTCGAAGGCGAACAATTTCTTGATGTCAAATCAATTGCTCTTGCATTTGGACTGCAACCAAACGCTGCCCTGAAAGTAATTGAAAATGGCCTTTTTCTGAACTGGCTAAAAAGAAGTTTCTCTGATCAAAATATTTATCAAAACATCGATGAGCTGATAAAAGGAGATGGGACTAATGTCGTTAAAATTGACAATCTGACTCTGGCTGAAATTTGCATGACCCTTGATCAATCTCTACCTATTCTTTATAAAGAGCTCAGAATATTACCAATGGGACTCGGCACAGCCTTGATGGAATCCTTTCTTTTCAATAAAAACCCCGCTCTTTTTCTTGAATTGCTTGCAAACAGAATACCCCAAAAATGGCTTATAAACCAAGGAAATCTTGACTTTCAAATGAAACTGACTGCACAAATGCTTGATACAGCTTCATCTTTTATTGAGAAAAAAGGGCCTGGCCTTGGACTTGAAAGACTCCTTTATGAACTCAATCCAGACCTCTATTGTCTCAGTCCTAAAGTTTCTCACTATAAGGTCATCACTTTAGCTGAGCTTCTCTTGGCTCTTGAAGAAAATGCAAAATCAAAAGACTATGACACCGACCCTACCGATCAGCACATATTAGCCTTTCTAGCCGACAAACAAAATCGAGTAGATGCTTATTATCTGAGTCAACTCTCTGGGGATTTTTCTCCAGAAGCAAAAGCAGCAGCTCTTACCTATATCCTTGCCGAAAGTAGTCGAGTTGCACAGCTTGATTCTCTGCCAAACTTAGCAAAACTACTCCTACACAGATTACAGCCCTTCATTCAAAAACTACATGATACAGACACGCAAGAGACCGTGTTTAAAACGATGGAAGAATACGCGTCTCACGGTAATCTGACTGAGATGGCAAAATTGGTGATGGATGAAGATCTCTTAACACAAGATACAGAATCATATGAATTAGCCCAGGAAGAATATGAAGAAATCACCCAATCAATTGAAAGCCTGAAAGCCATTATTACAAACCCGAGTATCATCTCAAAGACAATCGGAAAACATGTCGCAGTCATGGTTTCAATTGGCTGCGCCAGTATTTTTGGAGCTGCCATGGTCATTAAATTGGTTACCTCGTAAAGGATAAAACATGAATCAACCTAGAAAAAAAATATCTTTCTTTAGGAAAACATTTTATTTCATCCTCATTGTTGTGGCGAGTCTTTTCCAGCCAGCCTCAGCGATTATTTTCTTTTGCGGCATGCTCCCAAGTTTCATGACAATGCTTATTGATAAAGATCCAAATAAAACCGCAGTTTATAGTGTCATGCCAATGAATCTGATAGCTGTTTGCTCAATCATTCTTGACTTACATCAAGAAAATAATACAATACAATATGCCTTTTCACTCTTAAGCACCCCTTTCCATTGGGTTATTATGTATGGTGGAGCTGCCTTCGGTTGGGCTTTCTACTTTATCATCCCTCAAATCGTTGCCATTCTTATGGTGAAAAAAACTGAAATTCAGACCTCCCTTTTAGAAAAGAGTCGTGATAAACTCGTCGCAAGATGGAAACTGAATGAAACAATAGAAAATAACAATGCATAAAGGACAAGCACAATGAATCACACACAAGATCCAATCGTTATTGTTGGCTGTAAAAGAACACCGATCGGCAGCTTCTTAGGCGAACTCTCATCCCTAAAAGCAACAGCACTTGGTGGTTTTGCAATCAAAGCAGCTCTTCAGCATGCGGGTCTATCCGGTGATCAAATCAATGAAGTGATGATGGGCTGTGTTTTACCAGCAGGTCTTGGTCAAGCTCCTGCCCGCCAGGCAGCCTTTGATGGGGGCGTTCCAAAACAAGCAGGCGCCGTTACAATCAATAAAATGTGTGGATCTGGGATGAAAGCTGTCATGATGGCTCATGATTCACTCTTAGCAGGCACAAACAATGTTGTGATTGCAGGCGGCCTTGAAAGCATGTCAAATGCGCCTTATCTTCTTGAGAATGCAAGATCTGGTCTTCGTATGGGACATCAAAAAATCATTGACCATATGTTTTACGATGGCTTAGAAGATCCCTTTGGCCACGGAGGCCTTATGGGTGTTTTTGCAGAAAAATGTGCAACTCATTATCAATTTACGCGTCAAGCACAAGATGACTTTGCGATTGCATCACTCAAAAAAGCTCAAAAAGCAGAACAAGATGGAACCTTTGCAAAAGAAATCACAGCGATTACCCTGAAGCAAAAAAAGGGCGATGAAGTCATCACTGCTGATGAGCAACCACGCAAAGCCAATTTAGAAAAGATTCCACAGCTAAAGCCTGCTTTTGATAAAGATGGAACCGTCACAGCGGCTAACTCCAGCTCAATTTCAGATGGCGCTGCCGCTCTTGTTCTCATGCGTCAATCAGAGGCTGAGCGTCGTCACTTAAAACCGCTTGCTCGTATTTTGGCACATGCAACGCACTCACAAGAGCCAGAATGGTTTACAACAGCTCCTATTGGGTCTATTCAAAAAGTGCTCGAAAAAGCGAATCTGACAAAAAAGGATATTGATCTCTATGAAATCAATGAAGCTTTTGCCGTTGTTGCCATGGCAGCTATGCGTGATTTAAGCCTTGGAGAAGACATCGTCAACATCCACGGTGGCGCTTGTGCTTTGGGCCATCCAATCGGAGCTTCTGGCGCACGTATTCTCGTGACTCTGTTAAACGCTCTTGAAGCACGTGATTTAACACGTGGCGTTGCTTCTTTGTGTATTGGTGGTGGCGAAGCAACAGCTGTTGCGATTGAACGCATACGTTAACTTGACTGTGGAGTTCTGATTAAATGCATATTCTTGAAGAACACGAGCTCATCAAACAGATGTCTCGCAACTTTGCGCGTGAACAACTCGCACCCCACTCTGCTCATTGGGATGAGACGGGAGAAATTCCGCGAGATATCTTAACACAGATGGGGCAATTGGGCCTTATGGGCATGCTGGTTCCTGAAAAATATGATGGCGTCAATTGTGATCCGATCTCTTACGTCTTAGCGATTGAAGAAATTGCAGCTTGCGATGCATCGACCTCGTCTATCATGTCTGTTCACAACTCTGTTGGCTGCATGCCGATTTTAAATTACGGGACAGAAGCACAAAAGCAAACATATCTGCGCCCCCTTGCTCGCGGTGAGATGATAGGTTGTTTCTGCCTGACAGAGCCTCAGGCCGGATCCGATGCTTCTGCCCTTAAAACAAAGGCGATTCTTGATGGCGACCATTATGTTCTAAATGGCACAAAACAATTCATTACCTCTGGAAAAAATGGGGATCTTGCCATTGTCTTTGCGATGACAGATCCAGCTGCAGGCAAAAAGGGAATGACCGCCTTTTTGATTCCCACCAAAACACCTGGCTATATTGTTGGCCGTCTTGAAGAAAAAATGGGTATTAGAGCCTCTGATACAGCACAAATTGTTCTTGATAACTGCCGCGTTCCCAGGGAAAATGTTCTTGGGCAATTAGGCGAAGGATATAAAATTGCTCTATCAAACTTAGAGGGTGGACGTATTGGAATTGCCGCTCA
This window encodes:
- a CDS encoding acyl-CoA dehydrogenase, with the protein product MHILEEHELIKQMSRNFAREQLAPHSAHWDETGEIPRDILTQMGQLGLMGMLVPEKYDGVNCDPISYVLAIEEIAACDASTSSIMSVHNSVGCMPILNYGTEAQKQTYLRPLARGEMIGCFCLTEPQAGSDASALKTKAILDGDHYVLNGTKQFITSGKNGDLAIVFAMTDPAAGKKGMTAFLIPTKTPGYIVGRLEEKMGIRASDTAQIVLDNCRVPRENVLGQLGEGYKIALSNLEGGRIGIAAQAVGIARNAYEHALRYSNERESFGKKIFDHQAVQFRLADMATDIEAARQLVLLAAHKKGAKQPCLREASMAKLFASEMAERVTSQAIQIHGGYGYLKEYPVEQLYRDARITQIYEGTSDIQRMVIARSL
- a CDS encoding deoxyguanosinetriphosphate triphosphohydrolase, which produces MHQAAYASDPTKSRGRLFKRAEETKVSRSDFQRDRDRIIHSGAFRKLQYKTQVFLYYEGDYFRSRLTHSLEVAQIARTIARIFYVNEDLAECIALAHDLGHTCFGHAGEDALDEVMKPYGGFDHNDQTFRIVTQLEKKYADFNGLNLTFEALEGIVKHNGPLLPLKEGEVLPRTIADFQSLMDLELSGYASLEAQIAAISDDIAYNCHDIDDGIRSGILTLDALMALPLVGPILKEVLALHPQIEQPRLIHETIRRMMECLVKDIQEEGTRRLAIVKPQSVEDVRAAGQVIITLSDQMGQDLRQVKSFLYKNLYTNQHMNEIRGKVHSQVQALFEVFQERPSLMPKDWYDLRQGQNTEFGKAGIVADYIAGMTDRFAIQQYEKILSKKEFEIA
- a CDS encoding acetyl-CoA C-acyltransferase; protein product: MNHTQDPIVIVGCKRTPIGSFLGELSSLKATALGGFAIKAALQHAGLSGDQINEVMMGCVLPAGLGQAPARQAAFDGGVPKQAGAVTINKMCGSGMKAVMMAHDSLLAGTNNVVIAGGLESMSNAPYLLENARSGLRMGHQKIIDHMFYDGLEDPFGHGGLMGVFAEKCATHYQFTRQAQDDFAIASLKKAQKAEQDGTFAKEITAITLKQKKGDEVITADEQPRKANLEKIPQLKPAFDKDGTVTAANSSSISDGAAALVLMRQSEAERRHLKPLARILAHATHSQEPEWFTTAPIGSIQKVLEKANLTKKDIDLYEINEAFAVVAMAAMRDLSLGEDIVNIHGGACALGHPIGASGARILVTLLNALEARDLTRGVASLCIGGGEATAVAIERIR
- the erpA gene encoding iron-sulfur cluster insertion protein ErpA, producing the protein MTQDYSSSDSRLSLTKAAAEHIAVICQQDERASVFFRISVSGGGCSGFQYHFDLDTQTRDDDLTFTDFGTKFVTDETSLSILKGSLLDYVEDLMGSSFRIINPNAKSSCGCGNSFSL